The proteins below come from a single Drosophila kikkawai strain 14028-0561.14 chromosome 3R, DkikHiC1v2, whole genome shotgun sequence genomic window:
- the LOC108080291 gene encoding zinc carboxypeptidase produces the protein MLPQWTPLPLLLLLLHQSGAASFCTKADQCALGQEIKPVAVPVPAQARYDYTRIYQVELASEEHVRLFQALELASDSCSFMGHARVPGQKLTIMVTAAKVADFDDLVHSYNVTHRILNHNFQALIDANYREVAPEGTTPEQFDWKRYHPLESIYDWLDSLAKKRPEVVSLLDLGSSTQGLPIKGVRIAFGKENLTSVFVESGIHAREWIAPATATYFIDQLLNSEDPVVQEMARSHNWLIFPSVNPDGYRYTFQGDRMWRKNRALFGICRGVDLNRNFPFHWNVTGASGDPCRYDYSGPSAGSEVETQRIVQFLEHNVQSERIRTFISLHSYSQMIMFPYGHSAERVENYQDLKEIGQLAAQRIKDVSGRIYKSGSIYETIYPSSGGSKDWAHGHLKIPITYSYELRGPADSEDLFILSASEIEPTAGEAFAALQTIVQEAGKRGYYQ, from the coding sequence ATGTTACCTCAATGGACTCCTCTaccgctgctcctgctccttctaCACCAGTCCGGAGCAGCTAGCTTCTGCACCAAGGCGGATCAGTGTGCCCTGGGTCAGGAGATTAAGCCAGTGGCAGTTCCAGTGCCCGCCCAGGCACGCTACGATTACACGCGGATCTACCAAGTGGAGTTGGCAAGCGAGGAGCATGTTCGGCTCTTCCAAGCTCTGGAGCTAGCCAGCGATTCGTGCTCCTTCATGGGCCATGCCCGAGTGCCGGGCCAGAAGCTAACCATCATGGTTACGGCCGCCAAGGTGGCTGACTTCGATGACCTGGTGCACAGCTACAACGTGACCCATCGCATCCTGAACCACAATTTCCAGGCGCTGATCGATGCCAACTACCGCGAGGTGGCACCCGAGGGCACGACACCCGAACAGTTTGACTGGAAACGCTACCATCCGCTGGAGAGCATCTACGACTGGCTGGACAGTCTGGCCAAAAAGCGACCCGAGGTGGTTAGCCTGCTGGACCTGGGCTCAAGCACTCAGGGATTGCCCATTAAAGGTGTGAGAATCGCTTTCGGCAAGGAGAATCTCACGAGTGTCTTTGTGGAGAGCGGTATCCATGCGCGCGAGTGGATTGCACCTGCTACGGCCACCTACTTCATTGACCAGCTGCTGAACTCTGAGGATCCAGTTGTCCAGGAAATGGCACGCTCCCACAACTGGCTGATCTTTCCCAGCGTCAATCCCGATGGCTACCGCTACACCTTTCAGGGGGATCGCATGTGGCGCAAGAATCGCGCTCTCTTCGGCATCTGCCGGGGTGTGGACCTCAACCGGAACTTTCCCTTCCATTGGAACGTAACCGGAGCAAGTGGCGACCCCTGCCGCTATGATTACTCGGGGCCCTCGGCGGGCAGTGAGGTTGAGACCCAGAGGATAGTGCAGTTCCTGGAGCACAATGTCCAATCCGAGCGGATTCGCACCTTTATATCGCTCCACAGTTACTCCCAGATGATCATGTTCCCCTACGGACACAGTGCGGAACGTGTGGAGAACTACCAGGACCTGAAGGAGATTGGCCAGCTGGCTGCCCAAAGGATCAAGGATGTGAGCGGACGGATCTACAAGAGTGGCAGCATTTACGAGACCATCTACCCGTCGAGTGGCGGCTCCAAGGATTGGGCCCATGGACACCTGAAGATACCCATCACCTACTCGTACGAGCTACGCGGACCGGCGGACAGTGAGGATCTGTTCATCTTATCCGCCAGCGAGATTGAGCCCACGGCCGGTGAAGCCTTTGCCGCACTCCAGACGATCGTGCAGGAGGCCGGCAAACGTGGCTATTACCAGTGA
- the RpS3 gene encoding small ribosomal subunit protein uS3, whose translation MNASLPISKKRKFVSDGIFKAELNEFLTRELAEDGYSGVEVRVTPSRTEIIIMATKTQQVLGEKGRRIRELTAMVQKRFNFETGRIELYAEKVATRGLCAIAQAESLRYKLTGGLAVRRACYGVLRFIMESGAKGCEVVVSGKLRGQRAKSMKFVDGLMIHSGDPCNDYVETATRHVLLRQGVLGIKVKIMLPYDPKNKIGPKKPLPDNVSVVEPKEEKIYETPETEYKIPPPSKPLDDLSEAKVL comes from the exons ATGAACGCCAGCCTGCCAATTTCCAAGAAACGCAAG TTCGTTTCCGATGGTATCTTCAAGGCCGAGTTGAACGAGTTCCTGACTCGTGAGCTCGCCGAGGATGGCTACTCCGGCGTGGAGGTGCGTGTGACCCCGTCCCGCACCGAGATCATCATCATGGCCACCAAGACCCAGCAGGTGCTGGGCGAGAAGGGCCGCCGCATCCGCGAGCTGACCGCCATGGTCCAGAAGCGTTTCAACTTCGAGACCGGCCGCATCGAGCTGTACGCCGAGAAGGTGGCCACCCGTGGCCTGTGCGCCATCGCCCAGGCTGAGTCGCTGCGCTACAAGCTCACCGGAGGACTGGCTGTCCGTCGTGCTTGCTACGGCGTGCTGCGCTTCATCATGGAGTCCGGCGCCAAGGGCTGCGAGGTCGTCGTCTCCGGCAAGCTGCGCGGTCAGCGTGCCAAGTCGATGAAGTTCGTCGATGGCCTGATGATCCACTCTGGTGATCCGTGCAACGACTACGTCGAGACCGCCACCCGTCACGTTCTGCTGCGCCAGGGCGTGCTCGGCATCAAGGTCAAGATCATGCTGCCCTACGATCCCAAGAACAAGATCGGCCCCAAGAAGCCGCTGCCCGACAACGTGTCCGTTGTGGAGCCCAAGGAGGAGAAGATCTACGAGACGCCCGAGACGGAGTACAAGATCCCGCCACCCAGCAAGCCCCTGGACGACCTCTCCGAGGCGAAAGTTTTGTAA